The Miscanthus floridulus cultivar M001 chromosome 7, ASM1932011v1, whole genome shotgun sequence genome includes a region encoding these proteins:
- the LOC136463694 gene encoding DNA (cytosine-5)-methyltransferase 3-like, producing the protein MPERTATLLDLYSGCGGMSTGLCLGAALSGLKLETRWAVDLNSFACQSLKYNHPQTEVRNEKADEFLALLKEWAVLCEKYVHQDVDLNLAGSEDQEDEGSPLDKDEFVVEKLIGICYGGSGRKNGIYFKVQWEGYGPEEDTWEPIDNLSDCPLKIREFVREGHRRKILPLPGDVDVICGDPPCQGISGFNRFRNRDEPLKDEKNKQIVTFMDIVAYLKPKYVLMENVVDILKFADGYLGKYALSCLVAMKYQARLGMMVAGCYGLPQFRMRVFLWGALSLMVLPKYPLPTYDVVVRGGAPNAFSQCMVAYDETKKPSLKKALLLGDAISDLPKVENYQPNDVMEYGGSPKTEFQRYIRLGRKDMLDWSFGEEAGPDEGKLLDHQPLRLNNDDYERVQQIPVKKIANFRDLKGVKVGANNIVEWDPEIKRVKLSSGKPLVPDYAMSFIKGKSLKPFGRLWWDETVPTVVTRAEPHNQAILHPTQARVLTVRENARLQGFPDYYRLFGPIKEKYIQVGNAVAVPVARALGYCLGQAYLGESEGSHPLYQLPPSFTALGQTAVQARASSVGTPAGEVVEQ; encoded by the exons ATGCCAGAGAGGACAGCAACCCTTCTTGATCTGTATTCTGGCTGTGGGGGCATGTCCACTGGTCTTTGCTTGGGTGCAGCTCTTTCTGGCTTGAAACTTGAAACT CGATGGGCTGTTGACCTTAACAGTTTTGCGTGCCAAAGTTTAAAGTACAATCATCCACAGACTGAG GTGCGAAATGAGAAAGCTGATGAGTTTCTTGCTCTCCTTAAGGAATGGGCAGTCCTATGTGAGAAATATGTCCATCAAGACGTGGATTTGAATTTAGCAGGTTCAGAGGATCAAGAGGATGAAGGCAGCCCTCTTGACAAGGACGAATTTGTTGTAGAGAAGCTTATTGGGATATGCTATGGTGGCAGTGGAAGGAAAAACGGCATCTATTTTAAG GTCCAGTGGGAAGGATATGGTCCTGAAGAGGATACATGGGAGCCGATTGATAACCTGAG TGACTGCCCACTGAAAATTAGAGAATTTGTACGAGAAGGGCACAGAAGAAAAATTCTCCCGCTGCCT GGTGATGTTGATGTCATTTGTGGAGACCCACCATGTCAAGGTATCagtgggtttaatcggttcagaAACCGTGATGAGCCACTTAAAGATGAGAAAAACAAGCAAATAGTGACTTTCATGGATATTGTGGCGTACTTGAAGCCCAAGTATGTTCTCATGGAAAATGTTGTGGACATACTGAAATTTGCTGATGGCTACCTAGGAAAATATGCTTTGAGCTGCCTAGTTGCTATGAAGTACCAAGCACGCCTTGGAATGATGGTAGCAGGCTGCTATGGTCTGCCACAGTTCAGGATGCGTGTGTTCCTCTGGGGTGCTCTTTCTTTGATG GTGCTCCCTAAGTATCCTCTGCCTACATATGACGTTGTAGTACGTGGAGGAGCCCCTAATGCCTTTTCG caatgtatggttgcatatgATGAGACAAAAAAACCATCCCTGAAGAAAGCATTGCTTCTTGGTGATGCAATTTCAGATTTACCAAAG GTTGAAAACTATCAACCTAACGATGTAATGGAGTATGGTGGTTCCCCCAAGACAGAATTCCAACGCTACATTCGACTTGGTCGTAAAG ACATGTTGGATTGGTCCTTTGGTGAGGAGGCTGGTCCAGATGAAGGCAAGCTCTTGGATCACCAGCCCTTACGGCTTAACAACGATGATTATGAGCGGGTTCAGCAAATTCCTGTCAAGAAGATTG CCAACTTCCGTGACCTAAAGGGTGTCAAGGTTGGAGCAAACAATATTGTTGAGTGGGATCCAGAAATCAAGCGTGTGAAACTTTCATCTGGAAAACCACTG GTTCCTGACTATGCAATGTCATTCATCAAGGGCAAATCACTCAA GCCATTTGGGCGCCTGTGGTGGGACGAGACAGTTCCTACAGTTGTAACCAGAGCAGAGCCTCACAACCAG GCTATATTGCATCCGACTCAAGCAAGAGTCCTGACTGTCCGGGAGAACGCAAGGTTACAGGGCTTCCCTGATTACTACAGATTGTTTGGCCCGATCAAGGAGAA GTATATTCAAGTCGGGAACGCAGTAGCCGTCCCTGTTGCCCGGGCACTAGGCTACTGTCTGGGGCAAGCCTACCTGGGTGAATCTGAGGGGAGTCACCCTCTGTACCAGCTGCCTCCAAGTTTCACCGCTTTGGGGCAAACTGCGGTACAGGCGAGGGCCTCTTCTGTTGGCACTCCTGCAGGGGAGGTGGTTGAGCAGTAA